A genomic stretch from Mauremys mutica isolate MM-2020 ecotype Southern chromosome 18, ASM2049712v1, whole genome shotgun sequence includes:
- the LOC123352571 gene encoding ectonucleoside triphosphate diphosphohydrolase 8-like yields the protein MSIDLRRYIPAILVALAVSSSIVLILSLVRIQNVSFAPNNKYGMVFDAGSSHTSLFVYQWTSDKTNDTGVVSQTLSCNVEGPGISSYASDPPKAGVSLRSCLEDALKVIPDERQREVPVYLGATAGMRLLSMENKSAADQVLNEVAKTIQQYPVNFHGARIITGEEEGAYGWITINYLLDSFTKYSPKQRDWIHPQSAKILGALDLGGASTQISFIPIGPITDQTKASTFRLYGFTYTIYTHSYLCYGQNQALKQLILKIIENMGVQGSVNHPCYPEGYQETTTAASIHSMPCTASQAQTLSQASWNATLVGTGNATECRMAIKQIFNFTACGQSQSCTFDGIYQPLINGEFFAFSAFYYTFSFLNLTSGQPLAVVEDTVQKFCARNWTDLKSSYPKEKDQWLREYCANANYILVLLLDAYKFNQTSWSSIKFQMKAANTDIGWTLGYMLNLTNMIPAEAPEQVKGQQHGLWAAAIFFIVLTLAFCLIGLLIYILW from the exons ATGAGTATCGATTTGAGACGCTACATCCCGGCCATTCTGGTAGCGCTGGCTGTGTCTTCATCCATCGTGCTCATTCTCAGCCTGGTGAGGATCCAAAATGTTTCCTTTGCACCTAACAacaag TACGGGATGGTGTTCGACGCAGGCTCATCCCACACCTCCCTGTTCGTCTACCAGTGGACATCTGACAAAACGAATGACACCGGAGTGGTCAGCCAGACGTTATCCTGTAATGTCGAAG GACCTGGCATATCGAGCTACGCCAGTGACCCTCCCAAAGCTGGTGTGTCCCTCCGGAGCTGTCTAGAGGATGCCCTGAAGGTCATTCCTGATGAGAGACAGAGGGAGGTACCAGTTTACCTTGGAGCTACAGCAGGCATGAGGCTGCTGAG CATGGAAAACAAGTCAGCTGCAGACCAGGTCCTGAATGAAGTCGCTAAGACCATACAACAGTATCCTGTGAATTTCCATGGGGCTCGGATCAttacaggggaagaggaaggagccTATGGCTGGATCACCATCAACTATCTGCTGGACTCCTTCACCAAG TACTCTCCCAAACAACGTGACTGGATCCATCCTCAGTCAGCCAAGATCCTGGGTGCACTGGACCTCGGAGGAGCATCAACCCAAATCAGCTTTATCCCCATTGGTCCAATTACTGACCAGACAAAAGCCTCTACGTTCAGGCTCTATGGGTTTACCTACACTATCTACACACACAGCTATCTCTGCTATGGACAGAATCAGGCGCTGAAGCAGCTAATCCTGAAAATAATAGAA AACATGGGGGTCCAGGGCTCCGTTAACCACCCCTGCTACCCTGAAGGATACCAGGAAACTACCACAGCAGCTTCCATTCACAGCATGCCCTGCACGGCCTCTCAGGCACAGACCCTGTCCCAAGCCTCCTGGAATGCCACGCTGGTGGGCACAGGGAATGCCACCGAGTGCCGTATGGCCATCAAACAGATCTTCAACTTCACGGCATGCGGCCAGAGTCAGTCCTGCACATTCGATGGGATCTACCAGCCCCTGATCAACGGGGAGTTCTTT GCCTTCTCTGCCTTTTACTACACCTTCAGCTTCCTCAACCTGACCAGTGGGCAGCCCCTGGCCGTTGTCGAGGACACTGTCCAGAAGTTCTGTGCGAGAAACTGGACAGAC TTGAAATCCAGCTACCCCAAAGAGAAAGATCAGTGGCTGCGAGAGTACTGTGCCAACGCCAACTACATCCTGGTGCTTCTGCTTGATGCCTACAAATTCAACCAAACCAGCTGGAGCAGCATCAAGTTCCAGATGAAG GCAGCAAACACGGACATCGGCTGGACCCTGGGCTACATGCTGAACCTCACCAACATGATCCCGGCGGAGGCTCCGGAGCAAGTGAAAGGGCAGCAGCATGGGCTCTGGGCCGCTGCCATCTTCTTCATTGTCCTGACTCTGGCTTTCTGCCTCATCGGCTTGCTCATATACATCCTGTGGTAG